One genomic region from Terriglobus aquaticus encodes:
- a CDS encoding precorrin-2 dehydrogenase/sirohydrochlorin ferrochelatase family protein, with protein sequence MPGLFPIFLKLTARPCLVVGAGSIAEGKIVSMVEAEADVTVVATRASSRVQQLAADGAIRLHLRPYQTDDMQGIFLAVAGTDVPEVNRQVFADAQQRNTLINAVDDPPYCDYYFPSIVRRGDLQIAISTAGESPALAQQLRRDLNEQLPLDLGPWLMELGRLRREVLQMEPLGEPRKLLLHQLATREVCGAEACPSRQIARAHAREHYPDRNPAPGIEHG encoded by the coding sequence ATGCCCGGTCTCTTTCCAATCTTCCTCAAGCTCACCGCGCGCCCTTGCCTCGTCGTCGGCGCCGGCAGCATCGCTGAAGGCAAGATCGTCTCCATGGTCGAGGCCGAAGCCGACGTCACGGTTGTCGCCACGCGCGCCAGCAGTCGCGTGCAGCAACTCGCGGCAGACGGCGCCATCCGCCTTCACCTTCGCCCGTATCAGACCGACGACATGCAAGGCATCTTCCTCGCCGTAGCCGGCACCGACGTGCCCGAGGTCAACCGTCAGGTCTTCGCCGACGCCCAACAGCGCAACACACTCATCAATGCCGTCGACGATCCGCCCTACTGCGACTACTACTTCCCGTCGATCGTTCGCCGCGGTGACCTGCAGATCGCCATCTCCACTGCCGGCGAGAGCCCCGCGCTCGCGCAGCAACTTCGCAGGGACTTGAACGAACAGCTTCCGCTCGACCTCGGTCCGTGGCTGATGGAGCTCGGCCGTCTCCGCCGCGAAGTCCTGCAAATGGAACCGCTCGGTGAGCCGCGCAAGCTCCTTCTGCACCAGCTCGCCACGCGCGAGGTCTGCGGTGCCGAGGCCTGTCCTTCCCGCCAGATCGCCCGAGCCCACGCTCGCGAGCATTACCCGGATCGCAACCCGGCTCCAGGAATCGAACACGGATGA
- the cobA gene encoding uroporphyrinogen-III C-methyltransferase, with translation MSTAPQKGTVYLVGAGPGDPDLLTLRAARLLATADLVLYDDLVSPEVLALCGPHTERASVGKRCGRARITQDGIHALLIDAAHRGLSVVRLKSGDPLIFGRAAEELEALRTAGIPVEIVPGISAVFAAGAAVQVPLTDRNTASKLILVAGHPASHKTPPSSRNPADPEAESLLWTGPLPADATLAIYMPGRSAAAIAEELRRSGAPEDLPCIAISQVATPRQHIAAARLANFAGIELGLTPVLILAGYAMGALLPEN, from the coding sequence ATGAGCACCGCACCGCAGAAGGGAACCGTCTATCTGGTCGGTGCCGGCCCCGGCGACCCTGACCTGCTCACCCTGCGCGCCGCACGCCTCCTCGCCACCGCAGACCTCGTCCTCTACGACGACCTGGTCTCGCCCGAAGTTCTCGCCCTCTGCGGCCCGCATACGGAACGGGCCAGTGTCGGCAAGCGCTGCGGCCGCGCCCGCATCACGCAGGACGGCATCCACGCGCTCCTCATCGACGCCGCCCATCGCGGTCTGTCGGTCGTCCGCCTCAAGTCCGGCGATCCGCTCATCTTCGGCCGCGCCGCCGAAGAACTGGAAGCTCTCCGGACCGCCGGCATTCCGGTCGAAATCGTGCCGGGCATCTCCGCCGTTTTCGCGGCCGGTGCCGCCGTCCAGGTGCCACTCACGGACCGCAACACCGCCTCCAAGCTCATCCTGGTCGCCGGTCACCCTGCCAGCCACAAGACCCCACCCAGCAGCCGGAATCCGGCCGATCCCGAAGCCGAATCGCTGCTCTGGACCGGTCCGCTCCCTGCCGACGCCACCCTCGCCATCTACATGCCGGGCCGCAGCGCTGCCGCTATCGCGGAAGAACTTCGCCGCTCCGGTGCTCCCGAAGACCTGCCCTGCATCGCCATCTCGCAGGTCGCCACACCGCGGCAGCACATCGCCGCCGCCCGCCTGGCAAACTTTGCCGGTATCGAACTTGGCCTCACTCCCGTCCTCATTCTCGCGGGCTATGCCATGGGCGCGCTGCTCCCTGAAAATTAA
- a CDS encoding 5'-3' exonuclease, whose product MRIHLVDGTYELFRHYHALPKLQDGQGREVAAVRGVLASMLSLVKEGATHIGIATDHIIESFRNDLYPGYKTGAGVPEDLMAQFPLLEEALRALGLAVWAMTEFEADDALAAAAQKAAEDPRVEQVLICTPDKDLAQCVVGDRVIQFDRRKREARNEAGVVAKFGVPPASIADYLALVGDTADGYPGLPGWGAKGTAAVLAKYGHIDAIPTDFRTWNVRVTNPAALSETLQSRMEDALLFRTLATLRTDTDVFATVDDLQWRGPTDAFEPLAAILDANVKRETGRGAKLKV is encoded by the coding sequence ATGCGCATCCATCTGGTCGACGGCACCTACGAACTCTTCCGCCACTACCACGCCCTGCCCAAACTGCAGGACGGCCAAGGCCGTGAAGTCGCCGCCGTGCGCGGCGTTCTCGCCTCCATGCTCTCGCTCGTCAAGGAAGGCGCAACGCACATCGGCATTGCCACCGACCACATCATCGAGTCGTTCCGCAACGACCTGTACCCCGGCTACAAGACCGGCGCTGGCGTACCCGAAGACCTGATGGCGCAATTTCCGCTGCTCGAGGAAGCCTTGCGTGCCCTCGGCTTGGCCGTCTGGGCCATGACCGAGTTTGAGGCCGACGACGCCCTCGCCGCAGCCGCACAGAAGGCCGCGGAAGACCCGCGCGTCGAGCAGGTGCTCATCTGCACGCCTGACAAAGACCTCGCACAGTGCGTCGTTGGCGACCGCGTCATCCAATTCGATCGCCGCAAGCGCGAAGCTCGCAACGAAGCCGGCGTCGTTGCCAAGTTCGGTGTGCCGCCCGCATCCATCGCCGATTACCTCGCCCTCGTCGGCGACACCGCCGACGGCTATCCCGGCCTGCCCGGCTGGGGCGCAAAGGGCACCGCAGCCGTCCTCGCGAAATATGGCCACATCGACGCGATCCCCACCGACTTCCGCACCTGGAACGTGCGCGTGACCAATCCCGCAGCGCTCAGCGAAACTCTGCAAAGCCGCATGGAAGACGCGTTGCTCTTCCGCACCCTGGCGACGCTGCGCACCGACACCGACGTCTTTGCGACCGTGGACGATCTGCAATGGCGCGGACCAACCGATGCCTTCGAACCGCTCGCCGCCATCCTCGACGCGAATGTGAAACGCGAAACTGGCCGAGGCGCCAAGCTCAAGGTTTAG